From a single Pieris napi chromosome 7, ilPieNapi1.2, whole genome shotgun sequence genomic region:
- the LOC125051188 gene encoding adenylate kinase isoenzyme 1 isoform X2 yields MAPIDTSKKPIVWVLGGPGSGKGTQCEKIIAKYGFTHLSTGDLLRAEVKSGSDRAKCLTAIMERGELVPNDVVLDLLKEAILARAEESKGFLIDGYPREKSQGIAFEKSIAPVTVIIYFEASSDTLTKRLIGRAASSGRADDNEDTIKLRLKTFLQNNDLVLAQYPEKIKRINAEDSVDAIFNQVQQILDPLVAA; encoded by the exons atg GCTCCGATCGATACTAGCAAGAAACCAATCGTCTGGGTGTTGGGTGGCCCTGGATCCGGTAAGGGCACACAATGCGAGAAGATAATCGCCAAGTACGGCTTCACACACTTGTCTACTGGGGACCTGTTGAGGGCAGAAGTCAAATCGGGCTCGGACAGAGCCAAGTGCCTCACTGCCATTATGGAACGGG GTGAGCTTGTGCCCAATGACGTTGTTTTGGATCTGCTGAAGGAAGCTATACTCGCCCGCGCGGAAGAGTCAAAGGGATTTCTCATTGACGGATACCCGCGAGAAAAGTCTCAGGGCATCGCTTTCGAGAAATCTATTGCACCTGTTACT gtCATAATCTACTTCGAAGCGTCATCAGACACGCTGACAAAGCGTCTTATAGGACGTGCGGCAAGCTCTGGAAGAGCCGATGACAACGAGGACACCATCAAGTTAAGACTCAAGACTTTCCTCCAAAATAATGACCTGGTGCTAGCTCAGTACCCTGAGAAAATCAAGAGG ATAAATGCAGAAGACTCAGTAGACGCCATCTTCAACCAAGTTCAACAGATCTTGGATCCGCTCGTTGCTGCCTAG
- the LOC125051188 gene encoding adenylate kinase isoenzyme 1 isoform X1: MRNSLKDETITSRILYFVLFFVTTFIELNCVHWRTSSKAPIDTSKKPIVWVLGGPGSGKGTQCEKIIAKYGFTHLSTGDLLRAEVKSGSDRAKCLTAIMERGELVPNDVVLDLLKEAILARAEESKGFLIDGYPREKSQGIAFEKSIAPVTVIIYFEASSDTLTKRLIGRAASSGRADDNEDTIKLRLKTFLQNNDLVLAQYPEKIKRINAEDSVDAIFNQVQQILDPLVAA; the protein is encoded by the exons ATGAGAAACTCTCTCAAAGACGAAACTATCACCAGTAGAATActttattttgtgttattttttgttacaacGTTTATTGAACTGAACTGTGTACACTGGAGAACATCATCTAAG GCTCCGATCGATACTAGCAAGAAACCAATCGTCTGGGTGTTGGGTGGCCCTGGATCCGGTAAGGGCACACAATGCGAGAAGATAATCGCCAAGTACGGCTTCACACACTTGTCTACTGGGGACCTGTTGAGGGCAGAAGTCAAATCGGGCTCGGACAGAGCCAAGTGCCTCACTGCCATTATGGAACGGG GTGAGCTTGTGCCCAATGACGTTGTTTTGGATCTGCTGAAGGAAGCTATACTCGCCCGCGCGGAAGAGTCAAAGGGATTTCTCATTGACGGATACCCGCGAGAAAAGTCTCAGGGCATCGCTTTCGAGAAATCTATTGCACCTGTTACT gtCATAATCTACTTCGAAGCGTCATCAGACACGCTGACAAAGCGTCTTATAGGACGTGCGGCAAGCTCTGGAAGAGCCGATGACAACGAGGACACCATCAAGTTAAGACTCAAGACTTTCCTCCAAAATAATGACCTGGTGCTAGCTCAGTACCCTGAGAAAATCAAGAGG ATAAATGCAGAAGACTCAGTAGACGCCATCTTCAACCAAGTTCAACAGATCTTGGATCCGCTCGTTGCTGCCTAG